From the genome of Marixanthomonas ophiurae, one region includes:
- a CDS encoding ABC transporter permease has product MNFEFFIARRIIASKDYKSSISAPIIKIAITAIAIGIIMMLVSIATGVGLQEKIREKVSAFNGDIIITNFDTNFSNDSQIPISKNQDFYPNFSSVDGIDHIQVTALKGGVIRTAENFEGIVVKGVGDDYNWNAFSDFLIEGRLPNYSENLNDEILLSQYLANRLAFKVGDRVNTFFLQDAENKKTRSLGLKIVGIYNSGFQQFDEQYLITDIRHIQRLNKWDDDQIGAFEVFVDDFDNIQEVGNAVYNETASTLDTQTIRQKYGAIFEWLDLFDFNIFLIIGIMILVAGINMITALLVLILERTQMIGILKALGSNDWSVRKVFIYNAMYLIGVGLFWGNLIGLGLLFLQKYFKLFPLNPDTYYVTEAPVYIDAGYILLLNGGTFILCLLMLLIPSYIIAKISPVKAIRFE; this is encoded by the coding sequence GTGAATTTCGAATTTTTCATCGCCCGGCGCATAATTGCTTCCAAGGACTATAAAAGTAGTATTTCGGCACCAATAATAAAAATTGCCATCACAGCAATTGCTATTGGAATTATTATGATGCTGGTTTCTATTGCTACTGGAGTTGGGCTTCAGGAAAAAATTCGTGAAAAAGTTTCTGCTTTTAACGGAGATATTATTATTACCAATTTTGACACTAATTTCTCCAACGACTCGCAAATTCCTATTTCAAAAAACCAAGATTTTTATCCTAACTTTTCAAGTGTGGACGGTATTGACCATATACAAGTTACTGCTTTAAAAGGTGGGGTAATTCGAACTGCCGAAAATTTTGAAGGTATTGTGGTAAAAGGGGTTGGTGATGATTATAACTGGAATGCTTTCAGTGATTTTTTAATTGAAGGTAGGTTGCCCAATTATTCTGAAAATTTAAATGATGAAATTCTACTATCACAATACCTAGCCAATCGATTAGCTTTTAAAGTTGGCGACCGAGTAAATACGTTCTTTTTACAAGATGCTGAAAATAAGAAAACACGAAGTCTTGGTTTAAAAATAGTAGGAATCTATAATAGCGGTTTCCAGCAGTTTGATGAGCAATATTTAATAACTGATATACGCCACATTCAACGCCTTAACAAATGGGACGATGACCAAATAGGTGCTTTTGAAGTCTTTGTTGATGACTTTGATAATATTCAAGAGGTAGGAAATGCGGTATATAACGAGACTGCCAGTACACTCGATACTCAGACAATTCGACAAAAATATGGAGCTATCTTTGAATGGCTCGATCTGTTTGATTTCAATATTTTTCTTATAATTGGAATCATGATTTTAGTAGCAGGAATTAATATGATTACTGCTTTACTGGTGTTAATTTTAGAGCGCACCCAAATGATAGGTATTTTAAAAGCATTGGGAAGCAACGATTGGAGTGTGCGAAAAGTGTTTATTTATAACGCCATGTACCTAATTGGTGTAGGGTTGTTTTGGGGAAACTTGATAGGATTAGGACTTTTATTTCTTCAAAAATATTTTAAACTATTTCCACTAAACCCAGACACGTATTATGTTACCGAAGCACCTGTCTATATTGATGCTGGGTACATTTTATTGTTGAATGGTGGTACGTTTATTTTATGTTTATTAATGTTGTTAATACCATCTTATATCATTGCTAAAATCTCTCCAGTAAAAGCCATTCGGTTTGAATAA